The nucleotide sequence CCGTCGCCTTTATCCGGAGAATTCGGAAGAGCGTAAGCAGGCAATCAAACGCCATCTGGAGTTTTTCAATACCCAGCCGTTTGTCGCGGCACCGGTATTAGGCGTGACTATGGCGATGGAAGAACAGCGCGCCAACGGCGCACCGATTGACGACGGAGCAATCAACGGCCTGAAAGTCGGGCTGATGGGGCCGCTGGCCGGCGTTGGCGACCCGATATTCTGGGGAACCGCGCGGCCAGTCTTCGCCGCACTCGGCGCCGGCATCGCCATGAGCGGCAGCCTGCTCGGGCCGATTCTGTTTTTCGTGCTGTTTAATCTGGTGCGTTTGCTGGTGCGTTATTACGGCGTCGCCTACGGTTACCGCAAAGGCGCGGATATCGTGAGCGATATGGGCGGCGGCCTGCTGCAAAAGATGACCGAAGGGGCATCGATTCTGGGGTTATTCGTCATGGGGGCGCTGGTCAACAAATGGACCCATGTCAATATCCCACTGGTGGTATCGCGCGTAACCGGGCAGGATGGGAAGACGGCCGTTACTACGGTGCAATCGATCCTTGATCAGTTGATGCCCGGCCTGGTGCCGTTATTGCTGACGTTTGGCTGTATGTGGCTGCTGCGGCGCAAAGTTAATGCGCTCTGGCTGATCGTCGGCTTCTTCGTTATCGGCATCATAGGCTACTGGATAGGCCTGTTGGGACTTTGAATCTAGCGGCCGGGGCAACCCGGCCATTTCTCACCCTGGGCGATGCACGCGGCTTTCATCACCCTAATCTGTTGTTTCATATCCTGTATTCATGCCACCACCGGAGTTGCTCATGACTTTCACCGACGTCGTTCTGATGGTATCCATTGCCCTGGCCCTGCTGTATGCAATTTACGATGAATTCATCATGGACCAACGGCAAGGTCAGACCCGACTCAAGGTGCGATTGCAGCGGAGGTATCGCCTGGATGCGTTGATCTTCATCGTGCTGGTGGGGATACTGGTTTACAAGAGCGTCACCACCCACGGTTCCCCCCTCACCACGCTGCTGCTTTTCTCGCTAATACTGATGGCGATATATCTGACCATGATTCGCTACCCGAAATTACTCTTCAAAGATCAAGGGTTCTTTTATGCCAATATCTATATTCCTTATCACCGTATTAAAAATATGAATTTATCGGAAGACGGTATCCTGGTGATAGATCTTGAAAAAAGACGGCTGCTTATTGCAGTCAAGGAACTGGATGATTTGGAAAGAATATATCAGTTTATGATTGAAAATCAGTAAGTTAAATTATTTACATCTTATAATAAAATAATGATTTTTATTTTTGAAAAAAATGTGCTGCTATTTTAACCATACGGTTGTTGATGTAATTTCCGGAGGTTGTTTCCAACCCGTTAAAGATGAAAATAATTATCAATTGCATTTATAATGCCTATATTATTTGTTGTTGTTTAATGCGGGAATAATATGATATCGTTGCGCCGTCCTTGGGGAGTAGCCGATTCCTGAAGTCTCAAATTCAGGAATGCTCGTATCAACATACTCGTTCTTCACTGAACGTGGTACGGGCGGCCAGGTTGGCAGGCGAGACCATAGAAACGCGATCCGTCGTCTGGTTGGGGGTGGATTTCGTGGATATGGAGAACCGCCCAGCCGAGGCTATTACACATGAACTTATCCGCTACGCTTATTCTTGCTTTTGGCATGTCGATGGACGCGTTTGCTGCGTCTATTGGTAAAGGTGCCGCCCTGCATAATCCTCGCTTCCGCGAAGCCATCCGAACGGGTTTGATCTTCGGTTTGATTGAGGCATTGACGCCATTAATCGGTTGGGCGCTGGGGTTTTATGCCAGCCGTTTTATTATCGCCTGGGACCACTGGGTGGCTTTCAGCCTGCTGCTGATTTTAGGTGGCCGCATGATAATGGAAGGGCTGAAAGGCGAAGACAGCGGCAACTGTGAAAAAATATCCAAACACAGCTTTTTCATTCTGGTCTGTACGGCTGTCGCCACCAGTCTGGATGCAATGGCGATTGGCGTCGGTTTGGCTTTCCTGCAGGTGAATATCTTCCACACCGCGATGGTTATCGGCTGCGCCACCATGATTATGGTGACTCTCGGCATGATGATTGGTCGCTATGTTGGTCCGATCATCGGTAAACGCGCCGAAATCCTCGGTGGTATCGTCCTGATCGGTATTGGCTGCAACATTCTTTACGAACACCTGTTCGACTTCGCCTGATACGCACAGCGGGCAGCCAGGCTGCCCGCCATTTGTTCACCCATCACGGCGATGAAAACGAATCAAAAAATCGGTTTCACATTCAAACTGCTCCAACGCCATCAGTCCTTTACTGACGTCCGGCGTAGCCCGCCAGGCGAACGGCGTCATTTGTAGCAAACTGGCGGCATCGGCTCCGGTCATGACCATGCGATACTGCAACCGTTCCACTGTTTCCAGTGCAAACCCCGGAAACGCTTCGTCTACGTCGGGGTGCGGCCTGACTTCCTGATACACCCGCGCCTTAAGAGACAGCAAATGATTGGGCCCCGGAGAAACCGTCATCAGCCCGCCGCCAGGCCAGATGACTCGCGCCAGTTCATCACCGTTGCAGGGCGCGTAAATTTTCAATACCGCTGCCAGAGAATGGTCCTGAAAAGGCAGCCGCTGACTGGACGCCACACAGAACAGCACCTGGGCATAACGTTTCGCCGCGCGCTGTATCGCCGCCCTGGAGACATCCAGCCCATAAACCGCCATCCCCTGCGGCGTCAATTTGTCCGCCAGCGCGGCCGTGTAATACCCTTCCCCACATCCAATATCCAGCAGTGCGCCCGGTTGCATCTGTAGGAGAGCAGCCAACTGCTCTGATACCCGATCCCGTAATGGCTGATAGTGTCCATTATCAAGAAACGCCCGTCTGGCCTGCATCATTTCGGCGCTGTCCCCCGGTTGTCTGGAACGTTTAAACTGCACCGGCAGCAAATTGACGTACCCGTCCCGCGCACGATCAAAATGGTGACGTCCGCAGGACCAGCGACCAGATTCGACATTCAGGGGCTGATGACATAAGGGGCATTGATAAGGCACTGAAGATTTTTGCATAACACTCTTGATGATTTCGCGGATAACACCTGAAAAGCAAAAAACCCGCACGAGGCGGGTTTTATGGCATGAGCTGAAAATTACAGCGCAACAACGTTCACTGCAGAAGGACCTTTCTGGCCATCCTGAATTTCAAACTCAACATTCTGGCCTTCAGCTAAAGTTTTAAAGCCGTTGCCCTGAATTGCAGAGAAGTGTACGAACACATCTTTGCTGCCATCAGCCGGAGTGATGAAACCAAAGCCTTTAGACTCGTTGAACCACTTAACCTGACCTTTAATCTTTGCCATTTCAAAGTTTCCTTTAATAATTTAAACCGCACAAAGGCGTTATACAGAAAAACCAGAGTCGTTACTGCTTGAGGCACTAAAATAAGGATCGGCAGAGAAGTGGTATTCAACGCTAACGTTTGTACTCAAGACTTCTTTACTGAAAATGCCATTCATATACAGAACTGTACCTCGTTTTACCCAGATGCGTTATTACATACTCTGTAATCGTTGGCAAGCCATTTTTTGCCACCGATGGATGCGTCGCACAAATTAGAGTCTTTAATGTATTATTAATATCCACTCTACAATAATCTGGGATATTGACACACTAAAGCATTCTCTGCGGTACATCCAATCGTTTGATTATGTACACGGCATTCCAATTACGCAAGTCGGCATGATTGACTTATTGCCTGTCACGCTACTTGCCTGTCATACTATTCTATTGTCACTCTGTGTCATAACAAAATGATATTACCCCACTGGTTACAGAATGTATCGACTGTCCAGCCACTGTTTATCAAAAATGTGATTAAGGCATTCTTTTTTCGGCTATCAATGATAAGAAAATCCTTTTATGACAATGGGCTGCAATCTATTGACTCCTGATAATGACCATCCGGTCATATAATAATAATGAAATATAGTAAGTATATACCCAATAATTCGAGTTGCGGGAAGGCAGCACGTGAGTGACAAATTCGTTGGGAACGAATTTGACCAGCCAACGGCTGGCCTCCGGTGAGAGACAGGATGTCTCTCATTTAATCCCGATGTGCTGACTCAGGTAAGTGATTCGAATGAGCAAGCACAGCCAACACACCTGCAACATGAAGTATGGCGGGTATACTCTTTCGCAATTTAGAACAGAGATAACATTATTTTTGCAAAAAAGTGATTTACCGATGATTGTCCTCGCCCTACTCCGGTTTTATTTCTGTTTTTTAGCTGCTAAAAAAATGTTTATGTCGCACGTCTACGCAGCGCCCCTTCCTGCTTATTTCTCAACCCTTCAATTCTGTTACTGAGTTATATTTTTTATCCCTGAATACATGCCGTTGATTCAGCCGTCTTAAGCACATTTCATGCCTAACAAAAATTAATCTGGGTCAACCACCGGTACTACGTTGCCAAATAACGAATACCGATCTGGGTCAAATCCGGTATCAACGCCTGTCATTCGTACAGATATTGCCTGCATTTTTTTGACATCAACCGTGACAACCCCGGCGGAGCGCGTTATTGTGTCCCTGCCGCCCCCCTCCAATCACATCATATCCGGCGGGTTCATATATTCTTGAGGGAAGCCACCTGACATTACGGTTGTTGTGACGAACAATTGCTGTGACAACCGTCCACCTTCCCCCGTTTCGGCAGGACAACGCTGCCAGCTGTGCGCCAGATTCCGTTTTTACACTGCACAAATCGCTAATGTAATGATAATCGGCAACATCAACGGGAGGTGACCTATGTGGCAGACGATTGAGCAACTGCTGGAAGAACATCTTGGCCCCGGTGATATTCTGGATCGGCGGGAATTGCCTGGCGGCGAAATACATTCTGCCTGGTATCTGCGTTATGGTCAGCATGATGTCTTCGTCAAATGCGATGCCCGCGAGCTGCTGACCAAATTTCGCGCGGAAGCCGAGCAGTTAGAACTGCTGGCCCGCAGCAAAACGGTGCAGGTGCCGAGGGTGTACGGCGTCGGCAGTAATCGCGATTACAGCTTCTTACTGCTGGAATACTTCCCATCCAAACCCGCTTCTGCCCGCGATGCCTGGCGTCTGGGGCAACAATTGGCGCAGTTGCACCAGTGGAGCGATCAACCCCAGTTTGGCCTTGATTTCGACAACGATCTGTCCACTACGCCGCAACCTAATACCTGGCAACGTCGCTGGTCCAGTTTTTTTGCAGAGCAACGTATTGGCTGGCAACTGCAACTGGCTGCAGAGAAAGGGCTCCATTTCGGTGATATCGATACCCTGATCGCACAGGTGGAAAAACGGCTTTCGGGTCATCAGCCCCAGCCGTCATTACTGCACGGCGATCTGTGGTCCAACAATTGCCTCAATACCGACCGCGGTTATTACCTGTTCGATCCGGCCTGTTACTGGGGCGATCGGGAATGCGATTTGGCGATGTTGCCGCTGCATGCCGAATTACCGCCGCAAATCTACGACGGTTATCAGAGCGTCTGGTCGTTGGAAAAGGATTTTGTCGAGCGTCAGCCGATTTATCAAATCTACTACTTGCTTAACCGGGCCAACCTGTTCGGCGGCAAACACGTCGTGACCGCTCAACAGGCGATAGAGAGTCAGTTGCTATGACGAGGAACGAAGCCGATGCCGGGCCAACGTGGCCCGGCACAGCCGTCAGGCCAGGATACCCACGGTTTTCAGCGTGAGATAACCGATCACGGCGACCACGACCGGCAGGATATACAACGGAAAAAACTGCAGCAGAATAGTATGACGAGGTAGCGCCACCCGGGATTCCAGTTCTTCCCGGGTTTTGCCTTCATCGCCTTTGACCTTCTCCAGAATCAGCTGATCTTCCAGCCCTTCACGGATATGCTTGACCTGCCGAGACAGCCGGGAACCAGACACTTGCAGCGCCAGACCGACAAACATCAACAGATAAATCAGCCAGAACATGATGGTGGCTGACGCCGACAAACGAGCAAACTCAGGCACCGGCGAGTTGTACCAAAAAATGTTCAGAAACGGCGTATTGAAGCGCAGCACTTCCACCACCAGATGCAAAAAATCCTGCATCACGCCATTAATCCCCTGCTTCTTTTCGGTAAAGGCATGAATAAGATTGGCCAGCGAGATAATGGTCGAGAGCAAAGCCGGAAGAAAGATGACCCATCCCGCAATGCGTTTGATCACGGCAAAAAGGCCAGCCTGTCGATACGTCATGTGTTCCCCTTGTGCGTGACGTCACATCCGTGCCACGGTGAGCAAGAAAAGTGTAGACCCATAAAACTCGTTAGAAGGGTACTTCAGGTTTTAACAGAGTCAACGTTTTCTTTCCGGGAGGCACCGTCCGATCGCCCATCGTCGACGACAACCACCGTCAGGCTGATGGAAAGTAGACTATATAAGGAAGGAATAAAGGAAGGTGTCTCGGCAAGGCGCCGGCAACATCGCCGGCACCTTATTAACAGAAGGGATCAGAGGAAGTCGGCGCGTTTCGGTGAGAAGGTGTCGATCAACACGCTACCTTCTTCCAGCGACACCACTCCGTGCATTTCATTCTTCACCGCCATATAGGCATCGCCGGTTTTCAGAATGCGTTTTTCGCCTTCGATCACCACTTCGAAGCTGCCAGCCGCCACGTAGGCTATCTGATCGTGGATGTCGTGTTTATGCGGCGTACCGATGGCACCTTTGGCGAAATGAACGCACACCATCATTAGCTCATCACTCCAGGTGATGATTTTACGTTTGATGCCATCGCCCAGTTCTTCCCACGGCGTTTCATCGTCAATAAAGTACCTTCTCATGGTTTCTCCTTAAGATCATACAGCGTGCCTCCCTTGAATGAACAAGGTAACACAAAGGGTAAATACCAATATTCTAGTAATATCGGCATCAGATGAAACATAAAATAAGCAAAATCATGACGCCTCTCAAGAAATAAATAAAACATTATTTCATTTTTATTGAATTCACATCTCAACCACACTATCATCGCGCCATAACACGAAAGAACCGGGCAAAAAAGGTTCAGGTGACGTTGTCACTGCCACGCGAGGTGACCTGTTCCGCCCGGCGCTTTCCTATTCAGGCCCACAGTCTGATTTCCATCTGAAAGCGAGGAGCTACCATGCAAGTCCGTCAGAGCATCCACAGCGACCACGCCCGTCAGCTTGATACCGCTGGCCTGCGACGCGAGTTTCTGATCGAACGCATTTTTGATGCAGACGCCTGCACCATGACCTACAGCCACATCGACCGAATCATCGTGGGCGGGATAATGCCCGTCCATCAGGCGGTGACGGTCGGCGTGGATGTGGGAAAACAGCTGGGCGTCAGCTACTTTCTTGAACGCCGCGAACTGGGCGCCATCAATATCGGCGGCGCCGGCGTAGTCAGCGTAGACGGCGAACGCTATGAAATCGGTCACGAAGAAGCCATTTATATCGGCAAAGGCGTACGGGACATCCGTTTTACCAGCGTGGACTCAGCCAAACCCGCCCGCTTCTACTATAACAGCGCGCCGGCGCACACCACCTATCCGACACGCAAAATTACCGCTGCAGAGGCATCTCCGCAAACCATCGGCGATGACGCGACCAGCAACCGTCGGACCATCAACAAATATATCGTTCCGGATGTATTGCCTACCAGCCAGCTTACTATGGGGTTAACCAAACTGGCGGAAGGGAGTCTCTGGAATACCATGCCGTGCCATACCCATGAGCGTCGCATGGAAGTCTATTTTTATTTCGATATGGATGAAGAAACGGCGGTGTTCCACATGATGGGACAACCACAGGAAACCCGCCACATCCTGGTACACAACGAACAGGCGGTGATTTCACCGAGCTGGTCGATTCATTCGGGTGTAGGCACCAAACGCTACACCTTTATCTGGGGTATGGTTGGCGAGAATCAGGTTTTCTCAGACATGGATCACGTCAAAGTTAGCGAACTACGCTAGCGACTTACCCAATATTTCGCGTTGCGGGAAAGAGGCAAGTGGAACGCATCCCCAGTCAGCGACCGGGATGCGTGAGAGCAGCCGGCAAGCCGGCAACCTGAAATGTAACGGGTATAAACCGGTATTTCCCTACAGTAACAAGCTCACGACAAGACATGTCGTTTACAGAGAGATTAAAGCTATGATTCTAGATTCATTCAATTTGCAGGGCAAAGTGGCACTGATCACCGGCTGTGATACCGGTCTGGGTCAGGGTATGGCTGTCGGTCTGGCTGAAGCGGGCTGTGACATCGTCGGCGTCAACATTGTTGAACCGAAAGAAACCATCGAAAAAGTCACTGCCACAGGCCGTCGTTTCCTGAGCCTGACCGCTGACATGAGCGATATCTCCGGTCATGCCGCACTGGTGGAAAAAGCCGTTGCCGAGTTCGGTAAAGTGGACATTCTGGTTAACAATGCCGGTATTATCCGCCGTGAAGACGCCATCGAGTTCAGTGAAAAGAACTGGGACGATGTGATGAATCTGAACATCAAGAGCGTGTTCTTCATGTCTCAGACTGTTGCCCGTCAGTTCATCAAACAGGGTCATGGCGGTAAAATTATCAATATCGCGTCCATGCTGTCCTTCCAGGGCGGTATCCGGGTACCGTCTTACACCGCCTCCAAGAGCGCGGTCATGGGCATCACCCGTCTGCTGGCCAACGAATGGGCGAAACACAACATCAACGTCAACGCCATCGCGCCCGGCTACATGGCGACCAACAACACCCAGCAGTTGCGCGCCGATCAGGACCGTAGCAAGGAAATCCTGGAGCGTATCCCGGCAGGTCGCTGGGGTCTGCCGCAAGACTTGCAAGGTCCGGCCGTGTTCCTGGCGTCCAGCGCATCCGATTATATAAACGGTTATACCATTGCTGTTGATGGCGGCTGGTTGGCTCGCTAATTTTTCCGCAAAAATTTTTTGTGACCGAAGGCACAATCCTGAATTGTGCCTTTCTTTTATCTATCAGTAATTTATCATCCGCATTCCTTTCCTTCTCGTTTCCAAATCTTTCATAAAAAATTTTCAAAACAACGTTCCGACTTTGATCACACTTTCGATACTGAGCACATGACGAAAATATAAGTTGGGCAATATAATCAATCAAAACAATGTTTCTATTTATAAGGAACTGTTTCGCTCAGTTCTATAAGAAGGTACTCCATGAGTATTTTTACTGATTTGAACACCAGCAGAAAATGGCAAATCGAACAATGGCTATCGGCGATTAACAACCATATCGAAAAGATTCAGCAATATGGTCACAGTGTGGTCAATCCAACGCCGTTATTGGCTGACGGATTTGAGATAAAAACGCAGTCTCCAGTTGTCTGGCAGTTTCCCGATGGACATGATGCACCGATTTCTAACTTCGCCAGCCAGCAAAACTGGTTGCGATTATTAATTTCCATGAGCGCGGTCACAGAAACGGAAAAATATCGCCAACTGGCGTTTTCTCAGAGTGAATATTTTCTGAATCGCTTTGTCGATGAAAATAGCGGACTTTTTTATTGGGGCGGCCACCGCTTTATTAATCTCGATACGCTGGTCAGTGAAGGTCCGGAATCCAAATCGATGGTGCATGAATTAAAACACCATCTGCCCTATTACGAATTTCTGCATCAGGTCAATTCGGAAAAAACCCGCCATTTCATTCAGGGATTCTGGAATGCACACGTAGAAGACTGGAACAGCCTGGATTTGGGCCGCCACGGTGATTACGCCAGGCAACGCGACCCGGATGTATTTCTGCACTCCCGTCGGGATGTGGTCACCCCGGCCAAATGGCCGGAATTGCCGCTGACCAAAGGGCTGACCTTTGTCAATGCCGGCACCGACCTGATCTATGCCGCTTTCGTCTATGCACGCCACACTGGCGACGTACACGCGGCGGCCTGGGGCAAACACCTCTATCGCCAGTATGTGCTGGCGCGTAATCCGGAAACCGGTATGCCGGTTTACCAGTTTAGCTCGCCCTTACCACGCCAGCCGGTGCCGGTGGACGATAACCAGACTCAGTCCTGGTTCGGCGACCGCGCCCAGCGGCAGTTCGGGACCGAGTTTGGCGCCATTGCCCGTGAAGCCAACGTGCTGTTTCGCGACATGCGCCCGCTGCTGATCGATAACCCGCTGGCCATGCTCGATATTCTGCGCCATCAACCCGACGCTGAAATCCTGACCTGGGTGATTGCCGGTCTGAAAAATTACTATCAGTACGCATACGACGTTGACAGCAACAGCCTTCGCCCAATGTGGAATAACGGTCAGGACATGACCGGCTACTGCTTCAAACGCGACGGTTACTACGGCAAAGCCGGCACTGTATTGAAACCCTTCCCGCTGGAAGGCGACTACCTGCTGCCGCTGGTACGCGCCTGGCGCCTGAGCGACGATGACGACCTGTATACGCTGATAGTCACCATGCTGTCCCGACTGGAGAAACAGGGCATCCATCAATCCGCCTCGCCCTTCCTGCTGCTGGCGATTACCGAACTGGCGCACGCCAAACAATCGGCACAGTGGGCGGAATATGCCTGGCAAATGGCGGAGATTTTATTTAAACGCTATTTCCATCACGGTTTGTTCGTACGGTCGGAACATCATCGTTATGTACGACTTGATGATCCCTTCCCAGCCATTTTGCTGACGCTGATCGCCGCCTGTAGAAATAAATGGCCGGAAATTCCTGCTATCCTGACTCAAGGGGGATACATTCATGGAGATTATCGAATTAATGGGGAAAGCCGGGTTATTTACGACACGGAATTTATTTACCCGGAAAAATTAATCCACTGATTTTATTTTTACAGATTCACCATTACTAAAGTAGGTAGGCATTATGAATGAAAACAAAATGCTGGGGTTAGCTTATATCTCCCCCTATATAATAGGGTTGATAGTTTTTACCGCTTTCCCCTTTATTTCATCGTTTGTACTCAGTTTTACTGAGTATGATTTAATGAGTCCGCCCACATTCACCGGTCTGGAAAATTACCACCGGATGTTTATGGAGGATGATCTTTTCTGGAAATCCATGGGAGTCACCTTTGCTTATGTGTTCTTAACCATCCCGCTAAAACTGATTTTCGCACTGCTGATCGCGTTTGTGCTGAATTTCAAATTGCGTGGAATCGGTTTTTTCCGTACCGCCTACTACGTGCCGTCGATTCTCGGCAGTAGCGTAGCTATCGCCGTATTGTGGCGCGCCCTGTTCGCTATCGACGGGCTGCTGAATAGCTTTATCGGCGTTTTTGGCCTCGATCCGGTCAACTGGCTGGGTGAACCGTCGCTGGCGCTGATGTCGGTAACCCTGCTGCGCGTCTGGCAGTTCGGTTCCGCTATGGTTATCTTCCTGGCTGCGCTGCAGAACGTGCCGCAATCCCAGTATGAAGCCGCGATGATCGACGGCGCCTCGAAATGGCAGATGTTTCTGAAAGTGACCGTGCCGCTGATTACGCCGGTTATCTTCTTCAACTTCATCATGCAGACTACGCAGGCGTTCCAGGAATTCACCGCGCCCTACGTCATTACCGGCGGTGGACCAACCCACTACACCTATCTGTTCTCGCTCTATATCTATGATACGGCCTTCAAGTATTTCGATATGGGGTACGGCGCGGCTCTGGCATGGGTGCTGTTCCTGGTGGTAGCCGTATTCGCCGCTATCTCCTTCAAATCGTCTAAATACTGGGTGTTCTATTCCGCCGATAAAGGAGGAAAAAATGGCTGATATTCATTCCCCACTGTCTGCGCAGGCTATTGCAGCGGCAGAAGTTCGCCGTACGCTGCGCCGTGAAAAAATCAGCGCAAGTATGCGTTACATCATTCTACTGGCAGTCGGCATTCTGATGCTCTACCCGCTGGCGTGGATGTTCTCGGCGTCGTTCAAACCGAACCACGAGATCTTCACCACTCTCAGTCTGTGGCCGACGCACGCAACCTGGGATGGCTTTATCAATGGCTGGAAAACCGGCACCGAATACAACTTCGGTCACTACATGATCAATACCTTCAAGTATGTGATTCCGAAAGTGGCGCTGACGGTTATCTCCTCCACCATCGTGGCCTACGGCTTCGCCCGGTTTGAAATTCCGTGGAAGAACTTCTGGTTCGCCACCCTGATCGCCACCATGCTGCTGCCGAGCACCGTGTTGCTGATTCCGCAGTACATCATGTTCCGTGAAATGGGCATGCTGAACAGCTACCTGCCGCTGTATGTGCCGGTTGCGTTCGCCACGCAAGGGTTCTTCGTGTTCATGTTGATCCAGTTCCTGCGCGGCGTACCGCGCGATATGGAAGAAGCGGCGCAGATCGATGGCTGCAACTCCTGGCAGGTGCTGTGGTACGTGGTGGTGCCGATTCTGAAACCGGCCATCATTTCAGTCGCCCTGTTCCAGTTCATGTGGTCAATGAACGACTTTATCGGCCCGCTGATTTACGTTTACAGCGTGGACAAATACCCGATTGCGCTGGCTCTGAAAATGTCTATCGACGTTACGGAAGGCGCACCGTGGAACGAAATTCTGGCAATGGCGAGTATCTCTATTCTGCCGTCTATCATCATCTTCTTCATGGCTCAGCGCTACTTCGTTCAGGGCGTTACCAGCAGCGGAATTAAAGGTTAATTGAGGATTTATCATGGCTGAAGTCATTTTCAACAAACTGGAAAAAGTCTACTCCAACGGTTTCAAAGCAGTTCACGGTATCGACCTGACGATCAAAGACGGCGAATTTATGGTGATCGTAGGGCCGTCCGGCTGTGCGAAATCCACTACCCTGCGTATGCTGGCCGGTCTGGAAACCATCAGCGGCGGCGAAGTTCGCATCGGCGACAAAATCGTCAACAACCTGGCGCCGAAGGATCGCGGCATTGCGATGGTGTTCCAGAACTATGCGCTCTATCCGCACATGACGGTTCGCGAAAACCTGGCCTTCGGC is from Dickeya dianthicola NCPPB 453 and encodes:
- the pelW gene encoding pectate disaccharide-lyase PelW; the protein is MSIFTDLNTSRKWQIEQWLSAINNHIEKIQQYGHSVVNPTPLLADGFEIKTQSPVVWQFPDGHDAPISNFASQQNWLRLLISMSAVTETEKYRQLAFSQSEYFLNRFVDENSGLFYWGGHRFINLDTLVSEGPESKSMVHELKHHLPYYEFLHQVNSEKTRHFIQGFWNAHVEDWNSLDLGRHGDYARQRDPDVFLHSRRDVVTPAKWPELPLTKGLTFVNAGTDLIYAAFVYARHTGDVHAAAWGKHLYRQYVLARNPETGMPVYQFSSPLPRQPVPVDDNQTQSWFGDRAQRQFGTEFGAIAREANVLFRDMRPLLIDNPLAMLDILRHQPDAEILTWVIAGLKNYYQYAYDVDSNSLRPMWNNGQDMTGYCFKRDGYYGKAGTVLKPFPLEGDYLLPLVRAWRLSDDDDLYTLIVTMLSRLEKQGIHQSASPFLLLAITELAHAKQSAQWAEYAWQMAEILFKRYFHHGLFVRSEHHRYVRLDDPFPAILLTLIAACRNKWPEIPAILTQGGYIHGDYRINGESRVIYDTEFIYPEKLIH
- a CDS encoding carbohydrate ABC transporter permease — encoded protein: MNENKMLGLAYISPYIIGLIVFTAFPFISSFVLSFTEYDLMSPPTFTGLENYHRMFMEDDLFWKSMGVTFAYVFLTIPLKLIFALLIAFVLNFKLRGIGFFRTAYYVPSILGSSVAIAVLWRALFAIDGLLNSFIGVFGLDPVNWLGEPSLALMSVTLLRVWQFGSAMVIFLAALQNVPQSQYEAAMIDGASKWQMFLKVTVPLITPVIFFNFIMQTTQAFQEFTAPYVITGGGPTHYTYLFSLYIYDTAFKYFDMGYGAALAWVLFLVVAVFAAISFKSSKYWVFYSADKGGKNG
- a CDS encoding carbohydrate ABC transporter permease; the encoded protein is MADIHSPLSAQAIAAAEVRRTLRREKISASMRYIILLAVGILMLYPLAWMFSASFKPNHEIFTTLSLWPTHATWDGFINGWKTGTEYNFGHYMINTFKYVIPKVALTVISSTIVAYGFARFEIPWKNFWFATLIATMLLPSTVLLIPQYIMFREMGMLNSYLPLYVPVAFATQGFFVFMLIQFLRGVPRDMEEAAQIDGCNSWQVLWYVVVPILKPAIISVALFQFMWSMNDFIGPLIYVYSVDKYPIALALKMSIDVTEGAPWNEILAMASISILPSIIIFFMAQRYFVQGVTSSGIKG